Proteins from a genomic interval of Gopherus evgoodei ecotype Sinaloan lineage chromosome 7, rGopEvg1_v1.p, whole genome shotgun sequence:
- the RUVBL1 gene encoding ruvB-like 1, producing the protein MKIEEVKSTSKTQRIAAHSHVKGLGLDESGAAKPAGAGLVGQENAREACGVIVELIKSKKMAGRAVLLAGPPGTGKTALALAIAQELGSKVPFCPMVGSEVYSTEIKKTEVLMENFRRAIGLRIKETKEVYEGEVTELTPCETENPMGGYGKTISHVIIGLKTAKGTKQLKLDPSIFESLQKERVEAGDVIYIEANSGAVKRQGRCDTYATEFDLEAEEYVPLDVTLHDLDVANARPQGGQDILSMMGQLMKPKKTEITDKLRGEINKVVNKYIDQGIAELVPGVLFVDEVHMLDIECFTYLHRALESSIAPIVIFASNRGNCIIRGTEDIVSPHGIPLDLLDRVMIIRTMLYTPQEMKQIIKLRAQIEGINISEEALNHLGEIGNKTTLRYAVQLLTPANLLAKINGKDSIEKEHIEEINELFYDAKSSAKILADQQEKYMK; encoded by the exons ATGAAGATCGAGGAGGTGAAGAGCACTTCGAAGACGCAGCGCATCGCCGCGCACAGCCACgtgaaggggctggggctggatgagAGCGGCGCGGCCAAGCCGGCGGGGGCCgggctggtggggcaggagaACGCCCGAGAG GCTTGTGGTGTTATAGTGGAATTGATCAAAAGCAAGAAAATGGCTGGTAGAGCTGTGCTGTTGGCAGGACCTCCTGGAACTGGCAAG ACTGCTTTGGCTCTTGCTATTGCTCAAGAGTTGGGAAGTAAGGTTCCGTTTTGTCCTATGGTTGGAAGTGAGGTATACTCCACTGAGATCAAGAAGACAGAAGTCCTGATGGAAAATTTCAGAAGAGCAATAG GATTGAGGATAAAAGAGACCAAGGAGGTTTATGAAGGTGAAGTCACAGAATTAACTCCATGTGAGACTGAGAACCCGATGGGTGGATATGGCAAAACCATTAGCCATGTAATTATAGGACTCAAAACAGcaaaaggaacaaagcagctgaaG TTGGACCCCAGCATCTTTGAAAGTTTACAGAAGGAACGAGTGGAAGCTGGGGATGTGATCTACATTGAAGCAAACAGTGGAGCTGTCAAG AGGCAAGGCAGGTGTGATACTTATGCCACAGAATTTGACCTTGAAGCTGAAGAGTATGTCCCCTTGGATGTCACCCTGCATGACCTGGATGTGGCCAATGCTAGACCTCAG GGTGGGCAAGACATTCTTTCCATGATGGGACAATTGATGAAGCCTAAAAAAACTGAAATCACAG ACAAGCTTCGAGGGGAGATAAACAAGGTGGTGAATAAATACATTGATCAAGGCATTGCAGAGCTGGTCCCAGGTGTGCTCTTTGTAGATGAGGTTCACATGCTGGATATTGAATGTTTCACATACCTGCATCGAGCACTAGAATCTTCTATTGCTCCCATCGTCATCTTTGCTTCCAACCGAGGAAACTGCATTATCAG AGGCACAGAGGATATAGTGTCCCCTCACGGAATACCACTGGACCTTCTGGATAGGGTGATGATTATTCGAACCATGCTGTATACGCCTCAGGAAATGAAACAG ATCATAAAACTTCGAGCCCAGATAGAGGGAATTAATATTAGTGAGGAAGCCCTAAACCATTTAGGAGAAATTGGTAACAAGACAACCTTAAG GTATGCTGTGCAGTTACTGACACCAGCTAACCTACTAGCCAAGATTAATGGGAAAGACAGCATTGAGAAGGAGCACATTGAAGAAATAAATGAACTTTTCTATGATGCCAAATCATCTGCAAAAATCTTGGCTGATCAACAAGAAAAGTACATGAAATAA